The following are from one region of the Gryllotalpicola protaetiae genome:
- a CDS encoding lactonase family protein, giving the protein MGVWLGGYTPDMDGTGEGILHADLTEGGCLTGVTLAAATPSPSFVAQHPSLPVLYAVGEKNETFRAFSIGAGGALEPLGEPVAAGNAVCHIAIDPEGRFASVVCWGSGQVLVYALDGATGAITGRTDAAAALDPYAGVPESEMVAPRPDYAPRVSRAHFTEFLPDGRALTIDLGFDLARIWRYAPATASFELDDQVVFPYGVGPRHVAAASDGRLYVICEYAVEVFVLVPGGDGRYAISGSSPLRTTPRVPGEYAAHLTLSADESLLYATVRLSNVVAVLSVAQGALPQPLAEVPSGGDWPRHHLVLGDRLYVANQRSDEVTVFALGADGVPGEIVQRVPAGSPTAVVTAPV; this is encoded by the coding sequence ATGGGCGTCTGGCTCGGCGGCTACACGCCCGACATGGACGGCACGGGCGAAGGCATCCTGCACGCCGATCTCACTGAGGGCGGATGCCTGACCGGCGTCACCCTCGCGGCGGCGACCCCGAGCCCGAGCTTCGTGGCGCAGCATCCGTCACTGCCCGTGCTCTATGCGGTCGGCGAGAAGAACGAGACCTTCCGCGCGTTCTCGATCGGCGCGGGCGGCGCCCTCGAGCCGCTCGGCGAGCCGGTGGCGGCCGGCAACGCGGTGTGCCACATCGCGATCGACCCTGAGGGCCGCTTCGCGTCGGTGGTCTGCTGGGGCTCCGGCCAGGTTCTCGTCTACGCGCTCGACGGCGCGACCGGCGCGATCACGGGGCGAACGGATGCCGCAGCGGCACTCGACCCGTACGCCGGCGTCCCCGAGAGCGAGATGGTGGCGCCGCGCCCCGACTACGCGCCGCGCGTGAGCCGCGCGCACTTCACCGAGTTCCTGCCGGACGGGCGCGCGCTCACGATCGACCTCGGCTTCGACCTCGCGCGCATCTGGCGGTACGCGCCCGCGACGGCGTCCTTCGAGCTCGACGACCAGGTCGTCTTCCCCTACGGAGTCGGGCCTCGGCACGTCGCCGCCGCGTCCGACGGGCGCCTCTACGTCATCTGCGAGTACGCCGTCGAGGTGTTCGTGCTCGTGCCGGGCGGCGACGGCCGCTACGCGATCTCGGGCTCGTCGCCGCTGCGCACGACACCGCGCGTGCCCGGCGAGTACGCCGCCCACCTCACGCTCTCGGCCGACGAGTCGCTGCTGTACGCGACCGTTCGGCTGTCGAACGTGGTCGCGGTGCTCTCGGTCGCGCAGGGCGCGCTGCCGCAGCCGCTCGCCGAGGTGCCGTCGGGCGGCGACTGGCCGCGCCACCACCTCGTGCTCGGCGACCGGCTGTACGTCGCGAACCAGCGCAGCGACGAGGTGACGGTGTTCGCCCTCGGCGCCGACGGGGTGCCCGGCGAGATCGTGCAACGCGTGCCGGCGGGGTCGCCGACGGCCGTGGTGACTGCGCCGGTCTAG
- a CDS encoding type II toxin-antitoxin system Phd/YefM family antitoxin, which produces MASVGVRELRQNASEVLRRVEAGEEIEVTVNGRLAARIVPALRAVPNYPPTPTPARPLKLAEFLTKLAEIPDDNTGWAEEIYAARDNDPLFDPWADR; this is translated from the coding sequence ATGGCCAGTGTGGGAGTGCGCGAACTGCGGCAGAACGCGAGCGAGGTCCTGCGCCGTGTCGAGGCCGGCGAAGAGATCGAGGTCACCGTCAATGGGCGGCTTGCCGCGCGCATTGTGCCGGCGTTACGTGCCGTGCCCAACTACCCGCCGACGCCGACGCCGGCGCGGCCCCTGAAGCTGGCCGAGTTCCTCACCAAGCTGGCCGAGATACCCGATGACAACACCGGCTGGGCCGAAGAGATCTATGCCGCCCGCGACAACGATCCCTTGTTCGACCCGTGGGCTGACAGATGA
- the atzF gene encoding allophanate hydrolase, whose protein sequence is MSGAAVARVVGAYGRIAETDRSEAWIHLRPKADVEREAAAIDARVDAGERLPLAGTVFAVKDNIDVAGLPTTAACAPFAYTPTQSSPAVARLVAAGALVLGKTNLDQFATGLVGTRSPFGAVRGALLPERISGGSSSGSAVVVALGIADFALGTDTAGSGRVPAMFNGIVGVKPTVGLIPTLGVVAACRSYDCVSVFAPTLAAAQLPLRTIIGPDSADHRGRVWPLDVPLAAPAAPVIAVPDDAGLAPVSADARAAFTAAVRRLGQAGATITAVDISPLLDAARLLYEGALVAERYEAFGAFLEEHPEAADPSVLSIVRSAREVAGADVIRDQDRVLAYRRVAARLFDGVDALLVPTTTDHPDFAEVAADPIGVNSRLGTYTNFVNLLDLCAVSVPAGEADGGPFGVTVIAPAFHDQPAVDIASHLLGSPGAGDGPALPAGIPLVVFGAHLRGLPLNGQLTALGARFVREVRTAPRYRMHVLPGDPARPAVRLAGDSELGVALAGEEWLLSPAALGRLTASLAWPMMLGPVELADGTRATGFGASEALGPDVSEHGGWRAYLAASRELVP, encoded by the coding sequence GTGAGCGGCGCCGCGGTCGCGCGCGTCGTGGGGGCGTACGGCCGCATCGCCGAGACCGACCGTTCAGAAGCATGGATCCACCTGCGCCCGAAGGCCGACGTCGAGCGCGAGGCCGCGGCGATCGACGCGCGCGTCGATGCGGGCGAGCGGCTTCCGCTCGCCGGCACCGTGTTCGCGGTGAAAGACAACATCGACGTGGCTGGCCTGCCGACCACCGCCGCATGCGCGCCGTTCGCCTACACCCCGACGCAATCGTCGCCGGCGGTCGCGCGGCTCGTCGCCGCGGGGGCCCTGGTGCTCGGCAAGACCAACCTCGACCAGTTCGCCACGGGCCTCGTCGGCACGCGCAGCCCATTCGGCGCCGTACGTGGAGCGCTGCTGCCCGAGCGCATCTCGGGCGGCTCGTCGTCGGGCTCAGCCGTCGTCGTCGCGCTCGGCATCGCCGATTTCGCGCTCGGCACGGACACGGCGGGCTCTGGCCGCGTACCCGCCATGTTCAACGGCATCGTCGGCGTGAAGCCCACGGTCGGCCTCATTCCCACCCTCGGCGTCGTCGCCGCCTGCCGCTCGTACGACTGCGTCTCGGTGTTCGCACCGACGCTCGCCGCTGCGCAGCTGCCCCTGCGCACGATCATCGGACCGGACTCCGCGGACCATCGCGGGCGCGTCTGGCCCCTCGACGTGCCGCTCGCGGCGCCTGCCGCGCCTGTGATCGCCGTTCCCGACGATGCGGGGCTCGCGCCCGTGAGTGCGGATGCCCGAGCCGCGTTCACCGCGGCGGTGCGCCGCCTCGGTCAGGCCGGGGCGACCATCACCGCCGTCGACATCTCGCCTCTGCTGGACGCGGCCAGGCTGCTGTACGAGGGCGCGCTCGTCGCCGAGCGCTACGAGGCGTTCGGCGCGTTCCTCGAGGAGCACCCTGAGGCCGCCGATCCGAGCGTGCTGTCGATCGTGCGGAGCGCACGCGAGGTCGCCGGCGCCGACGTCATCCGCGACCAGGACCGTGTGCTCGCCTACCGCCGGGTCGCGGCCCGGCTGTTCGACGGCGTCGACGCACTGCTTGTGCCGACGACGACGGACCACCCCGACTTCGCCGAGGTCGCCGCAGACCCGATCGGCGTGAACAGCCGACTCGGCACCTACACGAACTTCGTGAACCTGCTCGACCTCTGCGCCGTCAGTGTTCCCGCGGGCGAGGCGGACGGCGGCCCCTTCGGGGTCACCGTGATCGCTCCCGCCTTCCATGACCAGCCCGCCGTCGACATCGCCAGCCACCTCCTGGGCTCGCCTGGTGCCGGCGACGGGCCGGCTCTTCCCGCCGGCATCCCGCTCGTCGTGTTCGGCGCGCACCTGCGCGGGCTGCCGCTCAACGGCCAGCTGACCGCGCTCGGCGCGCGTTTCGTACGCGAGGTGCGCACCGCGCCGCGGTATCGGATGCACGTGCTGCCCGGCGACCCCGCACGGCCCGCGGTGCGCCTCGCGGGCGACAGCGAGCTCGGGGTCGCTCTCGCGGGCGAGGAGTGGCTGCTGTCGCCGGCCGCGCTCGGCCGCCTGACCGCGTCGCTGGCCTGGCCGATGATGCTCGGGCCCGTCGAGCTCGCCGATGGCACACGCGCGACCGGCTTCGGCGCGAGCGAGGCTCTGGGACCCGACGTCAGCGAGCACGGCGGCTGGCGCGCCTATCTCGCCGCGAGCCGGGAGCTGGTGCCGTGA
- a CDS encoding chorismate mutase: protein MCPTEPDSAEAAWQKLLRIRQSIDNIDAALIHLLAERFKFTQEVGGLKAEFGLPASDPEREHRQLARLRELAIESNLDPEFAEKWFNFVVTEVIRHHIQAGAEGQERGA from the coding sequence ATGTGCCCCACCGAACCGGACAGCGCCGAGGCTGCGTGGCAGAAGCTGCTGCGAATCCGTCAGAGCATCGACAACATCGACGCGGCCCTGATCCACCTCCTGGCCGAGCGGTTCAAGTTCACTCAGGAGGTCGGGGGGCTCAAGGCGGAGTTCGGCCTGCCCGCGTCCGACCCTGAGCGCGAGCACCGGCAGCTCGCCCGGCTGCGCGAGCTCGCGATCGAGAGCAACCTCGACCCCGAGTTCGCCGAGAAGTGGTTCAACTTCGTGGTGACCGAGGTGATCAGGCACCACATCCAGGCGGGCGCCGAGGGGCAGGAGCGCGGGGCCTGA
- a CDS encoding GntR family transcriptional regulator has protein sequence MATNNSTVETDRRSAASRSALVYQQLRALLMDGSVAPTERLTEEALADRFEVSRTPVREALSRLQTDGLIERRDGGLYLLIPSFDTLAELYELRITLELRGIQRAIDDRTLRHDRTVLDAELAKWYGLRTALPAPDAGFVNTDEAFHQTLLRSSGNEALVDALRNVNRRIRPIRMYDYLTEDRIDATIAEHIAIAEFVRDDDLSAALAALREHVEESRQVVMERAAAALPFTRRPGIRSRP, from the coding sequence ATGGCGACCAACAACTCCACCGTCGAGACCGACCGCCGATCCGCAGCGTCGCGGAGCGCACTCGTCTATCAGCAGTTGCGCGCGCTGCTCATGGACGGCTCGGTCGCCCCGACCGAGCGCCTCACCGAAGAGGCGCTCGCCGACCGGTTCGAGGTCTCGCGCACGCCGGTGCGCGAGGCGCTGTCGCGGCTGCAGACCGACGGACTGATCGAGCGCCGCGACGGTGGCCTGTACCTGCTCATCCCGAGCTTCGACACGCTCGCCGAGCTCTACGAGCTGCGCATCACACTCGAGCTGCGCGGAATCCAGCGGGCGATCGACGACCGCACTCTGCGGCACGACCGCACCGTGCTCGATGCGGAACTGGCCAAGTGGTACGGGCTGCGCACCGCGCTGCCCGCACCTGACGCAGGATTCGTCAACACCGATGAAGCGTTCCACCAGACCCTGCTGCGGTCGTCGGGCAACGAGGCCCTCGTCGACGCGCTGCGCAACGTGAACCGGCGCATCCGGCCGATCCGCATGTACGACTACCTGACCGAGGACCGCATCGACGCGACGATCGCCGAGCACATCGCGATCGCCGAATTCGTGCGCGACGACGACCTGAGCGCGGCGCTCGCCGCCCTGCGCGAGCACGTCGAGGAGTCGCGGCAGGTGGTCATGGAGCGCGCGGCCGCAGCCCTGCCGTTCACCCGCCGCCCGGGAATCCGGAGCAGGCCGTGA
- a CDS encoding adenylosuccinate synthase, with product MPGIVIVGAQWGDEGKGKATDLLGSRIDYVVKFNGGNNAGHTVVIGNEKYALHLLPSGILTEGVVPVIGNGVVVDLEVLFDELDALNARGLDTSKLKISANAHIIASYHRTLDKVTERFLGKRQIGTTGRGIGPAYADKINRVGIRVQDLFDASILRQKVEGALFQKNQLLVKVYNRRAIGVDEVVDELLSYTERLAPMVADTELELNQAIAAGKNVLFEGGQATMLDVDHGTYPFVTSSSATAGGAATGSGVGPTQLNRIIGIAKAYITRVGAGPFPTELFDEWGDFLVEHGHEFGTTTGRRRRPGWYDAPIARYASRINGLTDLVLTKLDVLTGLETIPVCVAYDVDGVRVDEVPVSQSDFHHAKPIYAEFPGWAEDISAARSFDELPQNAQDYVLAIERLSGCRISAIGVGPARDAIIVRHDLIAE from the coding sequence GTGCCCGGAATCGTGATCGTCGGCGCCCAGTGGGGCGATGAGGGCAAGGGCAAGGCGACCGACCTGCTCGGCAGCCGCATCGACTACGTCGTCAAGTTCAACGGCGGCAACAACGCCGGTCACACCGTCGTGATCGGCAACGAGAAGTACGCGCTGCACCTGCTGCCCTCCGGCATCCTCACCGAGGGTGTCGTGCCCGTGATCGGCAACGGCGTCGTCGTCGACCTCGAGGTGCTGTTCGACGAGCTCGACGCGCTGAACGCGCGCGGTCTCGACACCTCGAAGCTCAAGATCTCGGCGAACGCCCACATCATCGCGTCGTACCACCGCACGCTCGACAAGGTGACGGAGCGCTTCCTCGGCAAGCGCCAGATCGGCACGACCGGCCGCGGCATCGGCCCGGCCTACGCCGACAAGATCAACCGCGTCGGAATCCGCGTGCAGGACCTGTTCGATGCGTCGATCCTTCGGCAGAAGGTCGAGGGTGCGCTCTTCCAGAAGAACCAGCTGCTCGTGAAGGTCTACAACCGCCGCGCGATCGGCGTCGACGAGGTCGTCGACGAGCTGCTCTCGTACACCGAACGCCTCGCGCCTATGGTCGCCGACACCGAGCTCGAACTCAACCAGGCGATCGCGGCTGGGAAGAACGTGCTGTTCGAGGGCGGTCAGGCGACGATGCTCGACGTCGATCACGGCACCTATCCGTTCGTCACGAGTTCGTCGGCGACGGCCGGCGGCGCGGCGACCGGCTCGGGCGTCGGCCCGACACAGCTGAACCGCATCATCGGCATCGCGAAGGCGTACATCACGCGCGTCGGCGCCGGCCCGTTCCCGACCGAGCTGTTCGACGAGTGGGGCGACTTCCTCGTCGAGCACGGCCACGAGTTCGGCACCACGACCGGTCGCCGCCGCCGGCCCGGCTGGTACGACGCGCCCATCGCCCGCTACGCGAGCCGCATCAACGGCCTCACCGACCTCGTGCTGACGAAGCTCGACGTGCTCACCGGGCTCGAGACGATCCCGGTCTGCGTCGCCTACGACGTCGACGGCGTGCGCGTCGACGAGGTGCCCGTCTCGCAGTCGGACTTCCACCACGCGAAGCCGATCTACGCGGAGTTCCCCGGCTGGGCAGAGGACATCTCCGCCGCCCGCAGCTTCGACGAGCTTCCGCAGAACGCGCAGGACTACGTGCTCGCCATCGAGCGGCTCTCCGGCTGCCGCATCTCGGCGATCGGCGTGGGCCCGGCGCGCGATGCGATCATCGTCCGCCACGACCTCATCGCCGAGTGA
- a CDS encoding amidohydrolase, with product MADADLIFRGGRLFTAGLTGSIESDVAVRDGRIVAVGPSAAALGGPTTEVVDARGRLLMPGFIDAHVHPVQAGVELLQCELGEATDAAQALALIGEYARAHPAEEWILGGGWAMAWFPGGNPTAAALDAIVGDRPVALSNRDHHGLWVSSAALRLAGITASTPDPADGRIERRADGAPSGMLHEGAAALLDGVLPEVSADLAYRGLLAAQARMHSFGVTGWQDAMIGGYIDAGARFGAAYLRAAARGELTARVTGALWLPRDATRSSVGALVAVREQCRADPSQLAFGAVKIMMDGVAENRTAALSQPYLDGHGHATGESGIGFFDPEVLKALAVDLEAAGFDLHFHALGDRAVTEALDAIEAARAVNGIRDTRHQLAHLQMVRADDVPRFARLGAAANIQSLWASHEPQFDELTVPFIAPELIARTYPFGDLERAGARFAAGSDWPVTSPDPLAAVRVAVTRVSDDAPAGAGPLGGAAQRLSLASALTAYTAGSAWVNRREHETGRIESGFLADLALLDRDPFALPPEEIDSARVLGTWIGGRQVFAAA from the coding sequence ATGGCTGATGCAGACCTGATCTTCCGCGGCGGGCGGCTGTTCACCGCGGGACTCACCGGATCGATCGAATCGGATGTCGCGGTGCGCGACGGCCGCATCGTGGCTGTCGGACCTTCCGCGGCCGCGCTGGGCGGCCCGACGACCGAGGTGGTCGACGCGCGCGGCCGGCTGCTGATGCCCGGCTTCATCGACGCGCACGTACACCCCGTGCAAGCAGGCGTCGAGCTGCTTCAGTGCGAGCTCGGCGAGGCGACGGATGCCGCGCAGGCGCTCGCTCTGATCGGCGAGTATGCCCGTGCGCACCCCGCCGAGGAGTGGATTCTCGGCGGCGGCTGGGCGATGGCGTGGTTTCCCGGCGGCAACCCGACGGCCGCGGCACTCGACGCCATCGTGGGCGACCGGCCGGTCGCGCTCAGCAACCGCGACCATCACGGCCTGTGGGTCTCGTCGGCGGCGCTGCGCCTGGCGGGGATCACCGCGTCGACGCCTGACCCGGCCGATGGGCGCATCGAGCGGCGTGCCGACGGCGCACCGAGCGGGATGCTGCACGAGGGCGCCGCCGCGCTGCTCGACGGCGTGCTTCCCGAGGTCTCAGCCGACCTGGCGTATCGCGGGCTGCTCGCCGCGCAGGCGCGGATGCACTCCTTCGGCGTCACCGGCTGGCAGGACGCGATGATCGGCGGATACATCGATGCGGGCGCCAGGTTCGGCGCGGCGTACCTGCGCGCCGCTGCGCGGGGCGAGCTGACGGCGCGCGTGACGGGGGCGCTGTGGCTTCCACGCGATGCCACGCGCTCGTCGGTCGGCGCGCTGGTGGCCGTGCGCGAGCAGTGCCGGGCCGATCCGTCGCAGCTCGCGTTCGGCGCGGTGAAGATCATGATGGACGGCGTCGCCGAGAACCGTACCGCCGCGCTCTCCCAGCCGTATCTCGACGGGCACGGGCACGCGACCGGGGAATCCGGCATTGGCTTCTTCGACCCCGAGGTGCTCAAGGCGCTCGCCGTCGATCTCGAAGCTGCCGGCTTCGACCTGCACTTCCATGCGCTCGGCGACCGTGCGGTGACCGAGGCGCTGGACGCCATCGAGGCGGCGCGCGCCGTCAACGGCATCCGTGACACCAGGCACCAGCTGGCGCATCTGCAGATGGTGCGCGCGGACGACGTGCCGCGATTCGCGCGGCTGGGGGCTGCGGCGAACATCCAGTCGCTGTGGGCGAGCCATGAGCCCCAATTCGACGAGCTCACCGTGCCGTTCATCGCGCCGGAGCTGATCGCGCGGACCTATCCGTTCGGCGACCTCGAACGGGCGGGCGCGCGGTTCGCAGCGGGGAGCGACTGGCCGGTGACGAGCCCGGATCCGCTGGCGGCGGTGCGGGTCGCAGTGACGAGGGTGTCGGATGATGCGCCCGCGGGGGCCGGCCCGCTCGGCGGGGCCGCCCAGCGGCTGTCGCTCGCGTCGGCTCTGACTGCGTATACGGCCGGGTCGGCCTGGGTGAACCGGCGCGAGCACGAGACGGGGCGGATCGAGAGCGGATTCCTCGCGGATCTCGCGCTTCTCGACCGCGACCCCTTCGCGCTGCCGCCTGAGGAGATCGATTCTGCGCGAGTGCTCGGAACCTGGATCGGCGGGAGGCAGGTGTTCGCTGCCGCGTGA
- a CDS encoding PIN domain-containing protein, giving the protein MILLDTSILISARQTLNRWGDTPPDETAVFSILSYAELAFGIAAATDRDTRAGRQENLTWIESLAPNWLSFDRRAADGYAAVAAAVRPTRPAHARSKDIMLAGQAYALGASLATLNPKDFELVSHLVKIVAPE; this is encoded by the coding sequence ATGATCCTGCTCGACACGTCGATCCTGATCTCTGCACGGCAGACCCTCAATCGCTGGGGCGATACACCGCCTGACGAGACCGCGGTCTTCAGCATCCTGAGCTACGCGGAGCTCGCTTTCGGCATTGCCGCGGCAACCGACCGCGATACACGCGCCGGCCGGCAGGAGAACCTCACCTGGATCGAGTCGCTCGCCCCGAACTGGTTGTCCTTCGACCGGCGCGCGGCAGACGGATACGCTGCCGTCGCCGCGGCTGTGCGGCCGACGCGCCCCGCGCACGCCCGAAGCAAGGACATCATGCTCGCGGGGCAGGCGTACGCGCTCGGAGCCTCGCTCGCGACCCTCAACCCGAAGGACTTCGAACTCGTCTCCCACCTCGTGAAGATCGTCGCCCCCGAGTGA
- a CDS encoding TetR/AcrR family transcriptional regulator, which translates to MAQPKARARRKDAEANREAILDAAAALLMQDRNTPLDPIAHHAGLTRRTVYGHFAGRDELIDAVLIRAAARLTAELGPIAHPDPRVELALHASRLWAESDDVRLLTRLSGHGRHRDQVARMLEPVRLRLRATIERGIASGAVRDDIEAGSLARLIESTALSVLSEAGRTFLTPKRGHVLVISCVLGIAGLGWREVDELIERTPVLAYGAELRSTPFEPSWLRA; encoded by the coding sequence ATGGCTCAACCGAAGGCACGCGCCCGCCGCAAAGACGCGGAGGCGAATCGCGAGGCCATCCTCGACGCGGCGGCTGCGCTCCTCATGCAAGACCGCAACACCCCTCTCGACCCGATCGCGCACCACGCGGGGCTCACCAGGCGCACCGTGTACGGCCACTTCGCCGGCCGCGACGAGCTGATCGACGCCGTGCTGATCCGGGCCGCCGCGCGACTCACCGCCGAGCTCGGCCCCATCGCCCACCCCGACCCGCGCGTCGAGCTGGCCCTGCACGCCTCACGCCTGTGGGCCGAGAGCGACGACGTGCGGCTGCTCACCCGCCTGTCGGGTCACGGGCGCCATCGCGACCAGGTGGCGCGCATGCTCGAGCCCGTGCGGCTGCGGCTGCGCGCGACGATCGAGCGCGGCATCGCGAGCGGCGCTGTCCGCGACGACATCGAGGCCGGGTCGCTCGCCCGGCTCATCGAGTCGACCGCCCTCTCCGTGCTCTCGGAGGCGGGCCGCACCTTCCTCACTCCGAAGCGCGGGCACGTGCTCGTGATCTCGTGCGTGCTCGGCATCGCCGGTCTCGGCTGGCGCGAGGTCGACGAGCTCATCGAGCGGACGCCAGTGCTCGCCTACGGCGCCGAGCTGCGCAGCACGCCGTTCGAGCCGAGCTGGCTGCGCGCCTGA